In Rariglobus hedericola, the following proteins share a genomic window:
- a CDS encoding beta-ketoacyl-[acyl-carrier-protein] synthase family protein, whose amino-acid sequence MPRVFITGLGFITSIGNDSATVETSLREMRHGMVVYPPFQADNIPIKVAAPVKQFQTEAEDPEDWVIPAPYSVKREQLRSLSPNALYATCAFQQAIADAKLTPADVSNDDTGLYAASAGSPRILAAHINRIRDVGVAKCPPLSIVASIAGTVQFNLVAHFKIKGASTGFSSACASSTHALGFAFDELALGRQKRMFVVGAEDGNTETILPFASMRALSPNPDPETASRPFDTGRDGFVGTGGATVIVLETEDEVLRRGVTPYAEVLGWGQASDGHNVAISHPDGLGLANAMRRALAAAKVTPAEIDYINAHATSTPIGDASECKALRTVFGEQAARVAVSSTKALTGHGLSLAGAMETGFCALALRGGFMPGSAHIKQLDPVCAGLNILRATENTAPRIVLNNSSGFGGANVCVVLKAVT is encoded by the coding sequence ATGCCCCGAGTTTTTATCACCGGTTTGGGTTTCATCACGAGCATCGGCAACGACTCCGCGACGGTTGAAACCAGTCTGCGCGAGATGCGTCACGGCATGGTGGTGTATCCACCGTTTCAGGCGGATAACATTCCGATCAAGGTCGCCGCGCCGGTGAAGCAGTTTCAAACCGAGGCGGAGGATCCCGAGGATTGGGTCATCCCCGCGCCTTATTCGGTGAAGCGCGAACAGCTCCGCAGTCTCAGCCCCAATGCGCTCTACGCGACCTGCGCATTTCAGCAGGCCATTGCGGATGCGAAGCTGACTCCCGCTGACGTCTCTAACGACGACACCGGCCTTTACGCCGCCTCCGCCGGTTCGCCCCGCATACTGGCCGCTCACATCAATCGCATCCGCGATGTCGGTGTCGCCAAGTGTCCGCCGCTTTCGATCGTGGCGAGCATCGCCGGCACGGTTCAGTTCAACCTCGTCGCGCATTTCAAAATCAAAGGTGCATCGACGGGCTTTTCGTCGGCCTGCGCCTCATCGACCCACGCGCTCGGCTTTGCTTTTGATGAGCTCGCACTCGGCCGGCAGAAGCGGATGTTTGTGGTAGGCGCCGAAGACGGAAACACCGAGACGATCCTGCCCTTTGCCTCGATGCGCGCGCTCTCGCCTAACCCCGATCCGGAGACTGCGTCGCGTCCGTTTGATACCGGCCGCGATGGTTTTGTCGGCACCGGCGGGGCGACGGTGATCGTCTTGGAAACCGAGGACGAAGTTTTGCGCCGCGGAGTCACGCCTTACGCGGAAGTGTTGGGTTGGGGCCAGGCGTCCGACGGGCACAACGTCGCGATTTCCCATCCCGACGGACTGGGCCTCGCCAACGCCATGCGCCGCGCGCTCGCCGCTGCGAAAGTCACGCCCGCCGAGATCGACTACATCAATGCCCACGCCACTTCGACGCCCATTGGCGATGCGTCCGAGTGCAAGGCGTTGCGCACCGTTTTTGGCGAACAGGCGGCGCGCGTTGCCGTGAGCAGCACCAAGGCGCTCACGGGCCACGGCCTCTCTCTGGCCGGCGCGATGGAGACGGGCTTTTGCGCCCTCGCTCTGCGCGGCGGCTTCATGCCGGGCTCCGCACACATCAAGCAGCTCGATCCGGTCTGCGCTGGATTAAACATCCTGCGCGCGACCGAAAACACCGCGCCACGCATTGTGCTGAATAACAGCAGCGGTTTTGGCGGCGCCAACGTATGCGTCGTGCTGAAAGCCGTGACCTGA
- a CDS encoding MFS transporter, which yields MPPSPSSRSTLSEILQPAVIVGALGYFVDIYDLTLVAILRKPSLLDLGVPAADLVNSGVSLLNWQMIGMLLGGIFFGVIGDRVGRLTVLFGSILLYSLANIANGFVTSFEAYLVLRFIAGFGLAGELGGSITLVSEVLSKERRAYGTAVVATIGVMGAVVGGLVAELVHWRTSYFIGGGLGLALLFLRVSVAESGMFKQMKSAAPHVKRGDFLSLFTKWSRFSKYARCILIGLPSWFVVGVLVTFSPEFAKALNISGEVKATFAVSILYIGLTVGDLASGLLTQWMGSRRKVVLGFILLTVAWTAAYFLSADAGSRWFYTVIFGLGVGIGYWAVFVTIGAEQFGTNLRSTVATTVPNFVRGAVVPITLSFKYCKDHFGLLPGAMIVGGVCIALALWALHGLEETHGKDLDYFEPV from the coding sequence ATGCCCCCGTCACCGTCGTCGCGCTCCACGCTCAGTGAAATTCTTCAGCCCGCCGTCATCGTTGGCGCGCTCGGCTACTTCGTCGATATCTACGATCTCACGCTCGTCGCCATCCTGCGTAAACCGAGCCTGCTGGATCTCGGGGTGCCCGCGGCCGACTTGGTGAACAGCGGCGTGAGCCTGCTGAACTGGCAGATGATCGGTATGCTGCTCGGCGGCATTTTCTTCGGCGTAATCGGCGATCGCGTCGGCCGGCTCACGGTGTTGTTCGGCTCCATTCTACTCTACTCGCTGGCCAACATCGCCAACGGCTTCGTCACTTCCTTCGAAGCCTATCTCGTGCTGCGCTTCATCGCCGGCTTCGGTCTCGCGGGCGAGCTCGGCGGCAGCATCACGCTTGTCTCCGAGGTCTTGTCCAAGGAGCGCCGCGCCTACGGCACCGCAGTCGTCGCCACCATCGGCGTCATGGGTGCGGTCGTGGGCGGGCTCGTCGCCGAACTCGTGCACTGGCGCACGTCCTACTTCATCGGCGGCGGACTCGGCCTGGCGCTGTTGTTCCTGCGTGTGAGCGTGGCCGAGTCCGGCATGTTCAAGCAGATGAAATCCGCCGCGCCGCACGTAAAACGCGGCGACTTCCTTTCGCTTTTCACGAAGTGGTCACGGTTTTCCAAATACGCGCGCTGTATCCTGATCGGCCTGCCGAGCTGGTTTGTGGTCGGTGTGCTCGTCACGTTTTCCCCCGAGTTCGCCAAGGCGCTGAACATCTCGGGCGAGGTGAAAGCGACGTTTGCCGTTTCGATTCTCTACATCGGCCTCACGGTCGGCGATCTCGCGAGCGGCCTGCTCACCCAATGGATGGGTTCGCGGCGCAAAGTCGTGCTCGGCTTCATTCTGCTCACGGTCGCCTGGACCGCCGCGTATTTCCTCTCCGCGGATGCGGGGTCACGCTGGTTCTACACGGTCATCTTCGGACTCGGCGTGGGCATCGGTTATTGGGCAGTGTTCGTGACGATCGGCGCCGAGCAATTCGGCACCAACCTGCGCTCCACGGTGGCGACCACGGTTCCCAATTTCGTGCGCGGCGCCGTCGTGCCGATCACGCTCAGTTTCAAATACTGCAAGGATCACTTCGGCCTCCTGCCCGGCGCGATGATCGTCGGCGGCGTCTGCATCGCCCTCGCGTTGTGGGCGCTCCACGGCTTGGAGGAAACCCACGGCAAGGACCTCGATTACTTCGAGCCGGTTTAA
- a CDS encoding NAD-dependent epimerase/dehydratase family protein, with the protein MKVLVTGGAGFIGSHTLDALRARGDETALLDDFNDFYDPAIKRRHAAATGARIFEADLRDRSTVRAALRAFQPDAIIHLAARAGVRPSIENPQLYIDVNLTGTLNLLDEAVAAGIHRIVFSSSSSVYGNNPKVPFAESDPLESIISPYAVTKLAGEQLCRIHAQLYALSITALRFFTVYGPRQRPDLAISKFVRHVAAGLPIDLYGDGSSSRDYTYVDDITTGVLAALDRLQPGFRVYNIGGKHPVTLAELVTAVERVVGKTAVINRLPPQPGDVDRTWADTRRARIELDYAPRISLEEGIRRYWQWHQSPA; encoded by the coding sequence ATGAAAGTCCTCGTCACCGGCGGAGCCGGCTTCATCGGTTCGCACACCCTTGACGCATTGCGCGCGCGGGGGGACGAGACCGCGTTGCTCGACGATTTTAACGACTTCTACGATCCCGCGATCAAACGCCGCCACGCAGCCGCCACCGGCGCGCGCATCTTCGAGGCCGACCTGCGTGACCGCTCCACCGTGCGCGCCGCGCTACGAGCATTCCAGCCCGATGCGATCATTCATCTGGCGGCCCGCGCGGGTGTGCGTCCGTCGATCGAAAACCCGCAGCTCTACATCGACGTCAATCTCACCGGCACGCTGAACCTCCTCGATGAAGCCGTCGCCGCCGGTATTCACCGCATCGTGTTTTCCTCATCGAGCTCCGTTTACGGCAACAACCCCAAGGTTCCGTTTGCCGAGAGTGATCCGCTCGAATCCATCATCTCGCCTTACGCCGTCACCAAGCTCGCCGGTGAACAGCTCTGCCGCATCCACGCACAACTCTACGCGCTCTCCATCACCGCGCTGCGTTTCTTCACGGTTTACGGTCCGCGCCAGCGCCCCGATCTCGCGATCTCCAAATTCGTGCGCCACGTCGCCGCCGGCCTGCCCATCGATCTTTATGGCGACGGCAGCAGCAGCCGCGATTACACCTACGTCGACGACATCACCACCGGCGTGCTGGCCGCGCTTGACCGCCTACAACCTGGATTTCGCGTTTACAATATCGGCGGCAAACACCCCGTGACGCTCGCGGAACTGGTCACCGCGGTGGAACGCGTGGTCGGCAAGACGGCGGTGATCAACCGCCTGCCGCCGCAGCCCGGCGACGTTGACCGCACGTGGGCCGACACCCGCCGCGCCCGCATCGAGCTGGACTACGCGCCGCGCATATCGCTCGAAGAAGGCATCCGTCGCTACTGGCAGTGGCATCAATCGCCGGCCTGA
- a CDS encoding glycosyltransferase, with translation MKIWLLQDHLRSGGTERQTILLARAFNTAGHAVEVVTFRPGGTLAPTLAPIPHRCLQFFDTTLNWFAPGLLRAARSASPDVILCMGRMANCHAGRLARALPATTVVGTMRTGKPLPWLFRSSLHRVAHVVANSAESAGILTHTYGLPADRVSVIHNALVFPPATEIARDDALRAQHGAGPDTRVLLCVGMLRPEKNQRALVEIAAALGRDADWQLWIAGDGPARADCEALAAQLNVSDRVKFLGFQSNPTPLYAAADIAVLASQAESLSNFLIEAQAHGLPAVAYAAAGVTECMRPSVSGWVIPHGERTAFLNALHPLMTDVVLREQAGRAAREFARTAFDPERQAGAYLTLFNRLRSKV, from the coding sequence ATGAAGATCTGGCTGCTACAAGACCACCTGCGCAGCGGCGGCACCGAACGCCAGACGATCCTGCTCGCCCGCGCCTTCAACACCGCCGGACACGCCGTGGAGGTCGTCACCTTTCGCCCCGGCGGAACTCTCGCCCCCACGCTCGCGCCAATTCCCCACCGTTGTCTCCAGTTTTTTGATACAACGCTCAACTGGTTCGCGCCCGGCCTGCTGCGAGCCGCCCGCAGCGCTTCGCCCGATGTGATCCTGTGCATGGGTCGCATGGCCAATTGCCACGCCGGCCGGCTTGCCCGCGCCCTGCCCGCCACGACGGTCGTCGGCACCATGCGCACGGGAAAACCCTTGCCGTGGCTTTTCAGGAGTTCCTTGCATCGCGTCGCCCACGTCGTGGCCAACAGCGCCGAATCCGCCGGCATCCTCACGCACACCTACGGTTTGCCGGCCGACCGCGTTTCGGTAATTCACAACGCCTTGGTTTTCCCGCCTGCGACAGAGATCGCTCGCGACGACGCCCTACGTGCACAACACGGAGCCGGTCCCGACACCCGCGTGCTGCTGTGCGTCGGCATGCTGCGTCCCGAGAAAAATCAACGCGCTCTCGTCGAGATCGCCGCCGCGCTCGGTCGTGACGCAGATTGGCAGCTCTGGATCGCAGGAGACGGCCCCGCCCGCGCTGATTGCGAAGCGCTGGCCGCACAACTCAACGTAAGCGACCGCGTTAAATTTCTCGGTTTCCAGTCCAACCCCACGCCGCTCTACGCCGCGGCCGACATCGCCGTGCTGGCCTCGCAAGCGGAGTCGTTGTCCAACTTCCTCATCGAGGCACAAGCCCACGGTTTGCCCGCCGTCGCCTATGCAGCCGCGGGCGTCACGGAATGCATGCGCCCCAGCGTTTCCGGCTGGGTGATCCCGCACGGCGAGCGCACGGCGTTTTTGAATGCACTGCATCCCTTGATGACCGATGTCGTGCTGCGTGAACAAGCGGGCCGCGCCGCCCGCGAGTTTGCCCGCACGGCCTTCGATCCCGAGCGGCAGGCCGGCGCCTATCTCACTCTTTTCAATCGCTTGCGTTCGAAGGTTTGA
- a CDS encoding glycosyltransferase family 4 protein produces the protein MSPKDPVIAYIFTTFPKSTETFLQREVTGLQALGVNLRLYSMWGGGGEFNGLKVTRFPKWRLLSLVVWLPWLVVCRTGVFVQLIRGVCTRRPPSGLNFFENLLGLGFGLVFAAHFRRERPAHIHAVWGGGPATAAWLLWRLDGHPYSGAGHAYDLYQRGGDWWLREKLEPSMFIHTSTDMGRRTLLERGLADEKIHVIRRGLNTLPALKPLREERKRTPLRLLCVARLVPKKGFDHQFRVYAALKAAGVPFEARIAGEGPLLASLQTHARELGIVSDVTFLGHLSQADVAAQRSWADVLLHTGVIAADGDRDGLPNVIPEAMSAGVLVVTSPAAATTEAITDGVTGRVVDVTDSEGWVKALVALRDDDAGSERMQMAARAWVEANFDAQKNAGRIAALYKEATKSP, from the coding sequence TTGAGTCCGAAGGATCCGGTGATCGCGTATATCTTCACCACGTTTCCGAAATCGACGGAGACGTTTCTTCAACGCGAAGTCACCGGCCTGCAGGCGCTCGGGGTCAACCTGCGGCTCTATTCCATGTGGGGCGGTGGTGGCGAATTCAACGGCCTGAAGGTCACGCGATTTCCGAAGTGGCGGTTGCTGTCGCTGGTCGTATGGCTGCCGTGGCTGGTCGTGTGCCGCACGGGTGTATTCGTTCAATTGATACGCGGCGTCTGCACGCGGCGTCCGCCTTCGGGGCTCAACTTTTTTGAAAACCTGCTCGGGCTGGGCTTCGGGCTGGTGTTCGCGGCGCATTTCCGCCGCGAACGCCCGGCTCACATCCACGCAGTGTGGGGCGGGGGCCCGGCGACGGCGGCTTGGTTGTTATGGCGGCTCGACGGGCATCCTTACAGCGGTGCGGGCCATGCCTACGATTTGTATCAGCGCGGTGGCGACTGGTGGCTGCGGGAGAAGCTCGAGCCCTCGATGTTTATTCATACGTCCACCGACATGGGACGTCGCACATTGCTTGAACGCGGTCTCGCCGACGAAAAAATCCATGTCATCCGGCGCGGACTCAACACGCTGCCCGCGCTCAAGCCGCTTCGCGAAGAACGAAAACGCACGCCGCTGCGGTTGCTGTGCGTGGCGCGCCTCGTTCCTAAAAAAGGATTCGACCACCAGTTCCGTGTGTATGCGGCATTGAAGGCGGCGGGCGTGCCATTTGAAGCGCGCATTGCCGGCGAAGGTCCCTTGCTGGCGTCGTTGCAAACGCACGCTCGTGAACTCGGCATCGTGAGTGACGTCACGTTTCTCGGCCATCTCTCGCAGGCGGATGTGGCGGCGCAGCGGTCTTGGGCTGATGTGTTGCTGCACACGGGCGTGATCGCCGCCGATGGCGATCGGGATGGTTTGCCGAATGTGATTCCCGAGGCGATGAGTGCGGGCGTGCTGGTGGTGACATCGCCGGCCGCGGCCACCACTGAGGCCATCACCGACGGCGTGACGGGTCGCGTGGTGGATGTCACCGACAGCGAGGGCTGGGTGAAGGCCCTGGTGGCCTTGCGCGATGACGACGCGGGGAGTGAGCGGATGCAGATGGCGGCACGGGCGTGGGTGGAGGCGAATTTCGATGCGCAGAAAAACGCAGGGCGGATCGCGGCGTTGTATAAGGAGGCGACGAAATCCCCATGA
- a CDS encoding glycosyltransferase family 2 protein, producing the protein MSSPEVSILMAVYNRLDLTKRCLETLERSMEGIVYEVLIVDDVSTDGTRDFLKTLGAPYRVFLNEKKGNFAINNNLAAREARAERLLFLNNDTELAPGWYEPMREGLARFPDAGFMGNLQTNPSTGRYDHMGVVFAPWLTPAHYGQHYARVPAWLKNGYTSWSAVTAACCLTYRDTFWAAGGFDEAYVNGCEDIDLCLRMHQQGRRHYVANESELIHHKGASPGRKTFNDVNLARLKATWADYIRREFVAKDARLFAKTYLRKTLVYPWKSNLGKAWACVLILAGLSRPGRRG; encoded by the coding sequence ATGAGCAGTCCGGAGGTCAGTATTCTTATGGCGGTTTACAACCGGCTCGATCTGACGAAGCGCTGTCTTGAGACGCTGGAGAGATCGATGGAAGGAATCGTTTACGAAGTGCTGATTGTTGATGACGTGAGCACCGACGGGACGCGTGATTTCCTGAAAACCCTGGGCGCCCCCTATCGGGTTTTTCTGAATGAAAAGAAGGGGAATTTTGCGATCAACAACAACCTCGCGGCGCGCGAGGCGCGGGCGGAACGGCTTTTGTTTTTGAACAACGATACGGAGCTCGCGCCCGGCTGGTATGAGCCTATGCGCGAAGGACTCGCCCGGTTTCCCGATGCGGGGTTCATGGGCAATCTCCAGACCAATCCGTCGACGGGGCGCTACGATCACATGGGCGTGGTGTTCGCGCCGTGGCTCACCCCGGCGCATTACGGCCAGCATTACGCGCGAGTTCCGGCGTGGTTGAAAAACGGATACACCTCATGGAGCGCGGTGACGGCGGCCTGCTGTCTGACGTATCGCGACACGTTTTGGGCGGCGGGAGGCTTTGACGAAGCCTATGTCAACGGCTGCGAGGACATCGACTTGTGCCTGCGCATGCACCAGCAGGGGCGGCGCCATTACGTGGCCAACGAGAGCGAGCTCATTCATCACAAAGGCGCCTCGCCGGGGCGGAAGACATTCAACGATGTGAATCTCGCGCGGCTGAAGGCTACCTGGGCGGATTACATCCGCAGGGAATTCGTGGCGAAGGATGCACGGCTTTTCGCGAAGACGTATCTGCGAAAGACGTTGGTTTACCCGTGGAAATCGAATCTCGGGAAGGCGTGGGCCTGCGTGCTGATTCTGGCCGGCCTGAGCCGGCCGGGGCGCCGCGGTTAA
- a CDS encoding glycosyltransferase family 4 protein: MSFNATPRPVIILTHEFYPKRGGIATFTEEIARAAVEIGHPVEVWTHRLSPGSTEKPWPFAVKRLPLDGSHDLSCRLRLIRELFRERRRLRHATVYLAEPGPMLAWMLLLPFGAVRARRLVLTFHGSEILRFHSDPATRFLTRRLLRRAFRVSTLTRYTQQLLCERFPEAITKTFRTPGALRADFANTPSSVSPLAPAAGKVIILTVGRLHPRKGQLVSLEALQSLSPELLERIEYWIVGSSTKPHYEQTLHAAAARPGLTVRFLGNLSDETLEEVYAQADIFALTSIDHGHSVEGFGLVYLEASAHGLPVIAHHVGGVSEAVAEGETGLLVTPHQPAALTEAFRTLIEDAPLRRRMGEAGRLWARRNTWTRAAELLFSPGDEVPDDSAST; this comes from the coding sequence ATGAGTTTCAACGCCACGCCAAGACCCGTGATCATCCTGACCCACGAGTTTTACCCAAAGCGCGGAGGCATCGCCACCTTCACCGAGGAAATCGCCCGCGCCGCGGTCGAAATCGGGCACCCCGTGGAGGTCTGGACCCATCGACTCAGCCCCGGATCCACCGAGAAGCCCTGGCCGTTTGCGGTGAAACGACTGCCTCTGGACGGCTCCCATGATCTTTCCTGCCGGCTCCGGCTCATTCGTGAACTTTTCCGTGAACGCCGGCGCCTGCGCCACGCCACGGTCTATCTCGCCGAACCTGGCCCCATGCTCGCCTGGATGCTGCTGCTGCCTTTCGGCGCCGTGCGCGCCCGCCGGCTCGTGCTGACCTTCCACGGCTCGGAAATCCTGCGCTTTCACTCCGATCCCGCGACGCGCTTCCTTACCCGCCGGCTTTTGCGTCGCGCGTTTCGCGTCAGCACGCTGACCCGTTACACGCAGCAATTACTCTGCGAACGGTTTCCCGAGGCCATCACCAAAACCTTCCGCACTCCCGGGGCCTTGCGCGCGGATTTTGCCAACACTCCGTCCTCGGTTTCACCGCTGGCCCCAGCCGCCGGCAAGGTCATCATCCTGACCGTGGGACGACTGCATCCACGCAAGGGCCAGCTCGTCTCCCTTGAGGCGTTGCAGTCGCTTTCCCCGGAGCTGCTTGAGCGGATCGAATACTGGATCGTCGGCAGCTCCACCAAACCGCACTACGAACAAACCTTGCACGCGGCCGCCGCACGGCCCGGCCTCACCGTGCGTTTTCTCGGCAATCTTTCAGACGAGACGCTGGAGGAGGTTTATGCGCAGGCCGATATTTTTGCCCTCACGAGCATAGATCACGGACACAGCGTGGAGGGCTTCGGGCTCGTCTACCTTGAAGCCTCCGCCCACGGCCTTCCGGTGATCGCGCATCACGTAGGCGGTGTCTCCGAAGCCGTCGCCGAGGGTGAAACCGGGCTGCTCGTTACCCCTCATCAACCAGCCGCACTGACCGAGGCGTTTCGCACGCTCATCGAAGACGCACCCCTCCGCCGCCGCATGGGCGAAGCCGGCCGTCTCTGGGCCCGGCGCAACACCTGGACCCGCGCCGCCGAACTCCTGTTTTCCCCCGGTGATGAAGTGCCGGACGACTCCGCCTCCACATGA
- a CDS encoding cation:proton antiporter, whose product MPHDAPLIATLAVGFVLAFIFGFAAQRLRLPPLVGYLLAGVAIGPFTPGFVADAELAAQLAEVGVMLLMFGVGLHFSVADLMAVRRIAIPGAVLQIVLATVIGAALAMFWGWSLGAGLVLGLSLSVASTVVLLKALEERNAIATPNGRIAVGWLIVEDLAMVLVLVLLPAFAEVLGGTATVGGHASEAAEHGLLLTLGITLAKVGCFVGLVMIFGPRLVPWILRQVARTGSRELFTLSVLAVALGVAFGSAKLFGVSFALGAFFAGVVLSESELSHRAAEKSLPLQDAFAVLFFVSVGMLFDPSILLREPLMVLAVLAVILIGKSIISLVIVMVLGYPLSTALSVSSALAQVGEFSFILAGIGVAHGLLPAEGLSLILAGALLSITVNPLVFVATDFITTKIKANEGWRRRFEEKRSGPLDRLQGELDAVRARMAVKAAAHKTFSPEELVQKFPLFEGLSEEQREALVLHFHPKSAQPGERVIRAGDVADEAYFISSGEVEVSVSGRRIKLRAGAVFGEMALLSGQPRSADVTAIDYSEFLTLSRGDFRQFVRKYPSIRSQVAALAAQRGQMNEQWFEASANDEPAD is encoded by the coding sequence GTGCCGCATGATGCACCCCTGATCGCCACACTGGCGGTCGGGTTCGTGCTGGCGTTTATATTCGGGTTTGCGGCGCAGCGTCTGCGTCTGCCGCCGCTGGTGGGTTACTTGCTGGCTGGCGTGGCGATCGGTCCGTTTACCCCGGGCTTTGTGGCGGATGCGGAGCTGGCCGCGCAACTCGCCGAGGTAGGCGTGATGTTGCTCATGTTTGGTGTGGGCCTGCATTTCTCGGTGGCGGATTTGATGGCGGTGCGGCGGATCGCGATACCGGGCGCGGTGTTGCAGATCGTGCTGGCCACGGTGATTGGCGCGGCGCTGGCGATGTTCTGGGGCTGGAGTCTGGGCGCGGGGCTGGTGCTCGGTTTGAGTCTGTCGGTCGCGAGCACGGTGGTATTGCTCAAAGCGCTCGAGGAACGGAATGCGATCGCCACGCCGAACGGTCGCATCGCGGTGGGCTGGCTCATCGTCGAAGACCTTGCGATGGTGCTGGTCTTGGTGTTGTTGCCGGCGTTTGCAGAGGTGCTGGGCGGCACCGCGACGGTCGGGGGACACGCGAGTGAAGCGGCGGAACACGGACTGTTGCTCACGCTGGGAATCACTCTGGCCAAAGTGGGCTGCTTCGTGGGCCTGGTGATGATTTTCGGGCCGCGACTCGTGCCGTGGATTTTGCGGCAGGTGGCGCGCACGGGGTCGCGTGAGTTGTTTACGTTATCGGTGCTGGCGGTGGCGTTGGGCGTGGCGTTTGGATCGGCGAAACTGTTCGGCGTGTCGTTCGCATTGGGCGCATTTTTTGCGGGCGTGGTGTTGAGCGAATCGGAGCTGAGCCATCGCGCGGCGGAGAAATCGCTTCCTTTGCAGGATGCGTTTGCGGTGCTGTTTTTTGTGTCGGTGGGCATGCTGTTTGATCCGTCGATCTTGCTGCGTGAACCGCTAATGGTGCTGGCGGTGCTGGCCGTTATCCTGATTGGAAAATCGATTATCTCCCTCGTGATTGTGATGGTGCTGGGCTATCCGCTGAGCACGGCGCTCTCGGTCTCGTCGGCGCTGGCGCAGGTGGGCGAGTTCTCGTTTATTCTCGCGGGAATTGGTGTCGCGCACGGCTTGCTGCCCGCGGAAGGCTTGAGCCTGATTCTGGCGGGCGCGTTGCTGTCGATCACGGTCAACCCGCTGGTGTTTGTGGCGACGGATTTTATCACGACCAAGATCAAGGCGAACGAAGGATGGCGCCGGCGTTTCGAGGAGAAGCGGTCCGGTCCACTGGATCGATTGCAGGGCGAACTCGACGCGGTGCGGGCGCGGATGGCGGTCAAGGCGGCTGCGCACAAGACGTTCAGTCCGGAGGAATTGGTGCAGAAGTTTCCTTTGTTCGAGGGATTGTCGGAGGAGCAGCGCGAGGCGCTCGTGTTACATTTTCATCCGAAGTCCGCGCAACCCGGCGAGCGTGTGATCCGTGCCGGTGATGTGGCCGATGAGGCTTACTTTATCTCGTCGGGCGAAGTGGAGGTTTCCGTCTCGGGACGACGCATCAAACTGCGCGCGGGCGCGGTTTTTGGTGAGATGGCGCTGTTGAGCGGACAACCGCGTTCGGCGGATGTGACGGCGATCGACTACAGTGAATTCCTGACGCTCAGCCGCGGGGACTTCCGGCAATTTGTGAGGAAATATCCAAGCATTCGTTCGCAGGTGGCGGCCTTGGCGGCGCAGCGTGGCCAGATGAACGAGCAGTGGTTTGAAGCCAGTGCGAACGATGAGCCGGCCGATTGA
- a CDS encoding phosphopantetheine-binding protein, whose translation MPDTAPLTVTAAPSSAPLFSAEDEAALRESLRRCSSETIEAALIYRKTGDTKQLPTIIIGIFDRFVEPELRPRLAADSDDLRVIEDLGLDSLTMMEVVMLVEDVTQTKIANEELRGLATIGDIKTFVDCRARGVQPPAAAQTLSHEAVLAIMPIQPPFLFIDEARVSATQATATYRITGQEFFLTGHFKDNPVMPASIMLEALGQLGVLHLLAGLPAEEGKVVGTGTIFFASTDGVRCHRVCKPGDVLTLTLKPKRIKAPLATFTGNIRVGQEKAVTAEEITLTFGFVDAPAPVTPAVAS comes from the coding sequence ATGCCTGATACCGCACCTTTGACCGTCACAGCTGCCCCCTCGTCCGCTCCTTTGTTTTCCGCCGAGGATGAAGCAGCTCTTCGCGAGAGCCTGCGCCGGTGCTCCTCCGAGACGATTGAGGCTGCCCTGATTTATCGAAAAACGGGAGATACCAAACAGCTTCCGACGATCATCATCGGGATTTTTGACCGTTTTGTGGAGCCCGAGCTGCGTCCGCGTCTTGCCGCCGACAGCGATGATCTCCGCGTCATCGAAGATCTGGGGCTTGATTCCCTCACGATGATGGAAGTCGTGATGCTGGTCGAAGACGTCACGCAGACCAAGATCGCCAACGAGGAGCTTCGCGGCCTCGCCACGATCGGCGACATCAAGACCTTCGTCGATTGCCGCGCCCGTGGAGTGCAGCCGCCGGCCGCCGCCCAGACTCTTTCGCATGAGGCCGTGCTGGCGATCATGCCAATCCAGCCACCTTTCTTGTTTATCGACGAGGCGCGAGTGAGCGCCACGCAGGCGACGGCGACCTACCGGATCACGGGACAGGAGTTTTTCCTGACCGGCCATTTTAAGGATAACCCCGTGATGCCCGCCTCGATCATGTTGGAGGCATTGGGGCAACTCGGTGTATTGCACCTGCTCGCCGGTCTGCCGGCTGAAGAGGGCAAAGTGGTCGGCACGGGCACCATCTTTTTCGCTTCGACCGACGGCGTGCGCTGCCATCGCGTGTGCAAGCCCGGCGACGTTCTCACGCTCACCCTCAAGCCGAAACGCATCAAGGCGCCACTGGCGACCTTTACGGGCAACATCCGCGTGGGCCAGGAAAAGGCAGTCACGGCCGAGGAAATCACCCTGACGTTTGGGTTCGTAGATGCGCCTGCGCCGGTCACGCCCGCAGTCGCTTCCTGA